The Candidatus Thermoplasmatota archaeon genome contains a region encoding:
- a CDS encoding glycoside hydrolase family 57 protein, with product MTSVCFYFQVHQPMRLRRLHVFNMPQGYDYWDHAKNRAIFDRVSDKCYLPANRLLLDLVKRHDGKFKIAYSLSGTFVEQARQFRPEVLESFRALADTGHVEFLDETYYHSLAGLWSDQTEYVEQIAEHRDLMQKEFGVKPTSFRNTELIYDNRIAATIEKLGYKAIVTEGTEKILDWRSPTFVYKPARGGSNLKVLLKQYRLSDDVAFRFSNQGWPEWPLTAPKFADWLAKTEGHSINLFMDYETFGEHNWPETGIFQFLEHLPKEALARGLDFATPSEVATRHEPVGTLEVPFAISWADTERDVSAWLHNEMQHQCFNELQALAPVVRESKNDDLKHAWRLLQTSDHLYYCCTKWMADGDIHTYFSPYDSPYQAFINYMNAIQDLKGKALGLARR from the coding sequence TTGACGTCCGTCTGCTTCTACTTCCAGGTCCACCAGCCGATGCGCCTGCGCCGCCTGCACGTCTTCAACATGCCGCAGGGGTACGACTACTGGGACCACGCGAAGAACCGCGCCATCTTCGACCGCGTCTCCGACAAGTGCTACCTCCCCGCGAACAGGCTCCTTCTCGACCTCGTGAAGCGGCACGACGGGAAGTTCAAGATCGCCTACTCGCTCTCCGGCACCTTCGTCGAGCAGGCGCGTCAATTCCGCCCCGAGGTCCTGGAATCCTTCCGGGCCCTCGCCGACACGGGCCACGTCGAGTTCCTCGACGAGACCTATTACCACAGCCTCGCCGGCCTCTGGTCCGATCAGACGGAGTACGTCGAGCAGATCGCGGAGCACCGCGACCTCATGCAGAAGGAGTTCGGCGTGAAGCCGACGAGCTTCCGCAACACGGAGCTCATCTACGACAACCGCATCGCGGCGACGATCGAGAAGCTCGGCTACAAGGCCATCGTGACGGAGGGCACGGAGAAGATCCTGGACTGGCGTTCGCCGACCTTCGTCTACAAGCCGGCGCGCGGCGGGTCGAACCTCAAGGTGCTGCTCAAGCAGTACCGCCTTTCGGACGACGTCGCGTTCCGCTTCTCGAACCAAGGCTGGCCGGAATGGCCGCTCACGGCGCCGAAGTTCGCGGACTGGCTCGCGAAGACCGAGGGCCACTCGATCAACCTGTTCATGGACTACGAGACCTTCGGCGAGCACAACTGGCCCGAAACCGGCATTTTCCAGTTCCTCGAGCATCTCCCGAAGGAGGCGCTCGCGCGCGGCCTCGACTTCGCAACCCCGAGCGAGGTCGCGACGCGCCACGAGCCCGTGGGCACGCTCGAGGTCCCGTTCGCGATCTCGTGGGCGGACACGGAGCGCGACGTGAGCGCGTGGCTGCACAACGAGATGCAGCACCAGTGCTTCAACGAGCTCCAGGCGCTCGCGCCCGTCGTGCGCGAGTCGAAGAACGACGACCTCAAACACGCGTGGCGTCTCCTGCAGACGAGCGATCATCTCTACTACTGCTGCACGAAGTGGATGGCGGACGGGGACATCCACACATACTTCTCGCCGTACGATTCGCCGTACCAGGCGTTCATCAATTACATGAACGCCATCCAGGACCTCAAGGGGAAGGCGCTCGGCCTCGCGCGGCGGTGA
- a CDS encoding S8 family serine peptidase, whose protein sequence is MLGRAGPTLLIVLALLGPLAAAHPGADGRYLVTLEPWTDASALPGLAVVERFESVGVALVRGAPSAAAAAKGAPGVLGVYPVEPIAMNLVEARRVAAADVAPPAGLDGAGVTVAIVDSGLDLDHPGFKDRVEAALRFRPNGAIESTRMDDDGHGTHIAGVIAGSGAGSSGERLRGFAPGARLVALDISDEFTTANAVRAFEWLAENHERHNIRVVSNSWGREKADAHYDRNDPVIRASDELVRRGIVVVFSAGNKGADGSSTLTTEASNPNVITVGAVSKEGRIERYSSRGPAVDADRRPLEWTKPDVVAAGTHIVSARSSQTAGANGRSGESLYYVAMNGTSMAAPQAAGAAALLLSRDPSLKPAEVRALLQATARDAGGRGPDPQYGYGILDVAAALDALAGVGSPGSVVVERRVPFHDEGRAVTAAERLVLTTAAPSTPDASLRVPLVAPAGADRVDAWFNWSGPGAFVVFLDGPGGARLGPFTPEKEGAIPIRAKLPKSGVWTIDARPSGPVGDATWVASGNVVVLEQRQGGPRELPRPVGGDAGGFLFAGEDFGDLGRWTPWRVFGMLALVAAGAILIVDYRRRRGL, encoded by the coding sequence ATGCTCGGTCGTGCCGGCCCGACGCTTCTCATCGTGCTCGCTCTCCTCGGACCTCTCGCCGCCGCCCACCCGGGGGCGGACGGGCGCTACCTCGTGACGCTCGAGCCCTGGACGGACGCGTCCGCGCTTCCGGGCCTCGCGGTCGTCGAGCGGTTCGAGAGCGTCGGCGTCGCGCTCGTCCGCGGCGCGCCTTCGGCCGCGGCCGCCGCGAAGGGTGCGCCGGGCGTTCTTGGCGTGTACCCCGTCGAACCGATCGCGATGAACCTCGTCGAGGCGCGCCGCGTCGCCGCGGCCGACGTCGCGCCGCCCGCGGGCCTCGACGGCGCGGGCGTCACGGTCGCGATCGTGGACTCGGGCCTCGACCTCGACCACCCCGGCTTCAAGGACCGCGTCGAGGCGGCGCTGCGCTTCCGCCCGAACGGCGCGATCGAGTCGACGCGCATGGACGACGACGGGCACGGCACGCACATCGCGGGCGTCATCGCGGGGTCCGGCGCGGGCTCGAGCGGCGAGCGCCTTCGCGGCTTCGCGCCGGGCGCGCGCCTCGTCGCGCTCGACATCTCGGACGAGTTCACGACCGCGAACGCGGTGCGCGCCTTCGAGTGGCTCGCGGAGAACCACGAGCGCCACAACATCCGCGTCGTGAGCAACTCGTGGGGCCGCGAGAAGGCCGATGCGCACTACGACCGCAACGACCCCGTGATCCGCGCGAGCGACGAGCTCGTCCGCCGCGGCATCGTCGTCGTGTTCAGCGCGGGCAACAAGGGCGCCGACGGGTCCTCGACGCTCACGACGGAAGCCTCGAACCCGAACGTCATCACGGTGGGGGCCGTGTCGAAGGAGGGCCGCATCGAGCGGTATTCGAGCCGCGGTCCCGCGGTCGACGCCGACCGCCGGCCCCTCGAATGGACGAAGCCCGACGTGGTCGCGGCGGGCACGCACATCGTCTCCGCGCGCTCGTCGCAGACGGCGGGCGCGAACGGCCGGTCCGGCGAGTCCCTCTACTACGTCGCGATGAACGGCACGAGCATGGCCGCCCCGCAGGCCGCCGGCGCCGCCGCGCTCCTGCTCTCGCGCGACCCGTCCCTCAAGCCCGCGGAGGTCCGCGCGCTCCTCCAGGCGACGGCCCGCGACGCGGGCGGCCGCGGCCCGGACCCGCAGTACGGCTACGGCATCCTCGACGTCGCGGCGGCGCTCGATGCGCTCGCGGGCGTGGGAAGCCCCGGCAGCGTCGTCGTCGAGCGGCGCGTCCCCTTCCACGACGAGGGCCGCGCGGTCACGGCCGCCGAGCGCCTCGTCCTCACGACCGCCGCGCCCTCGACGCCCGACGCGAGCCTGCGCGTGCCGCTCGTCGCGCCGGCCGGCGCGGACCGCGTCGATGCGTGGTTCAACTGGTCGGGCCCCGGCGCGTTCGTCGTGTTCCTCGACGGACCGGGCGGCGCGCGCCTCGGCCCGTTCACGCCCGAGAAGGAGGGCGCGATCCCGATCCGCGCGAAGCTCCCGAAAAGCGGCGTCTGGACGATCGACGCGCGGCCCTCGGGTCCCGTGGGCGACGCGACGTGGGTCGCCTCCGGCAACGTCGTGGTGCTCGAGCAGCGTCAGGGCGGCCCGCGCGAGCTGCCGCGTCCCGTCGGCGGCGACGCGGGCGGGTTCCTGTTCGCGGGCGAAGACTTCGGCGACCTCGGACGGTGGACGCCCTGGCGCGTGTTCGGCATGCTCGCGCTCGTCGCGGCGGGCGCGATCCTCATCGTCGATTACCGACGGCGTCGCGGCCTTTAG
- a CDS encoding DUF2269 family protein translates to MVEPYLVLKWVHVLGATVLVGSFAVEFMLRRHAEKADVATRASIWHFLAGGEAVYIPIALTTVATGVLMSVGPWGVWDFFGTSWILGGVIASAALFVLGGVFLGPAAKRYAEALIAGRTDEAHAARKRHTLAWNVSFALALALVWFMVVKPTW, encoded by the coding sequence ATGGTCGAGCCCTACCTCGTCCTGAAATGGGTCCACGTGCTCGGCGCGACGGTCCTCGTCGGCAGCTTCGCGGTCGAGTTCATGCTGCGGCGCCACGCCGAGAAGGCGGACGTCGCGACCCGGGCCTCGATCTGGCACTTCCTCGCGGGCGGCGAGGCCGTGTACATCCCCATCGCGCTCACGACCGTCGCAACGGGCGTCCTCATGTCCGTCGGCCCGTGGGGCGTGTGGGACTTCTTCGGCACGTCCTGGATCCTTGGCGGCGTCATCGCCTCCGCCGCGCTCTTCGTCCTCGGCGGCGTGTTCCTCGGGCCCGCCGCGAAGCGCTACGCCGAGGCGCTCATCGCCGGCAGGACCGACGAAGCGCACGCGGCGCGCAAGCGCCATACGCTCGCCTGGAACGTGAGCTTCGCGCTCGCGCTCGCGCTCGTGTGGTTCATGGTCGTCAAGCCGACGTGGTGA
- a CDS encoding SDR family oxidoreductase has translation MSLDLRGRVAVVTGASSGIGRAIAERFAAEGLAVALAARSRDALEDAAATIRKANPESDVLVVPVDVRRETEVRALATRVSEWKNAVDVLVNAAGVGLAGRVASMSTNDWDEVMETNLRGPFLVTRELLPLLRAPGPRPRAVVNIASVSGLDGRPGLSAYCASKFGLRGFSLSLASEVSDEGIRVTAVNPGYVDTPMVEGASAPASDMMRPAEVAEAVLGLVRLPAGALVDELTLWPARLYSS, from the coding sequence ATGAGCCTTGACCTCCGGGGACGCGTCGCGGTCGTGACGGGCGCCTCGTCCGGCATCGGCCGCGCGATCGCCGAACGCTTCGCGGCGGAGGGCCTCGCCGTCGCGCTCGCGGCGCGTTCGCGGGACGCGCTCGAGGACGCGGCGGCGACGATCCGGAAGGCGAACCCGGAATCCGACGTCCTCGTCGTCCCCGTGGACGTCCGCCGCGAGACCGAGGTGCGCGCGCTTGCGACGCGCGTCTCGGAATGGAAGAACGCGGTGGACGTGCTCGTGAACGCCGCGGGCGTCGGCCTCGCGGGCCGCGTCGCCTCGATGTCCACGAATGACTGGGACGAGGTCATGGAGACGAACCTGCGCGGACCGTTCCTCGTCACCCGCGAACTCCTGCCGCTCCTGCGCGCGCCGGGCCCGCGACCGCGCGCCGTCGTGAACATCGCGAGCGTCTCGGGCCTCGACGGCCGGCCCGGACTCTCCGCGTACTGCGCAAGCAAGTTCGGCCTGCGCGGCTTCTCCCTCTCGCTTGCGTCGGAGGTGAGCGACGAAGGCATCCGCGTCACGGCCGTGAATCCCGGCTACGTGGACACGCCGATGGTCGAGGGCGCGTCGGCCCCCGCCTCCGACATGATGCGGCCCGCCGAGGTCGCCGAAGCCGTCCTCGGCCTCGTGCGGCTCCCCGCGGGCGCGCTCGTCGACGAGCTGACCCTCTGGCCCGCGCGCCTCTATTCGTCCTGA
- a CDS encoding LSM domain-containing protein — MSTLLSKRLQGLVGSQVIVVMSDHRAFRGQLIEFDDQTLVLHDVVEGSPTSAAGWQETTVSAAVKETLVTWRGTFTQESSKQSEIVRLKDAMIQIAHVLRVWHWDPKNIAKPEHVILEDRPSASAKPAGAKPAPRESGRGGF, encoded by the coding sequence ATGTCCACGCTCCTCAGCAAGCGGCTCCAGGGCCTCGTCGGCTCCCAGGTGATCGTCGTCATGAGCGACCACCGCGCCTTCCGCGGTCAGCTCATCGAGTTCGACGACCAGACGCTCGTCCTCCACGACGTCGTCGAAGGGTCCCCGACCTCGGCCGCGGGCTGGCAGGAGACCACCGTTTCGGCCGCGGTGAAGGAGACCCTCGTCACCTGGCGCGGCACGTTCACGCAGGAATCCTCGAAGCAGAGCGAGATCGTGCGCCTCAAGGACGCGATGATCCAGATCGCCCACGTCCTCCGCGTGTGGCACTGGGACCCGAAGAACATCGCGAAGCCCGAGCACGTCATCCTCGAGGACCGCCCTTCCGCCTCGGCGAAGCCCGCCGGCGCGAAGCCCGCGCCGCGCGAAAGCGGCCGCGGCGGATTCTAA